GTTGTATTACACCGATGGCGTCACCGAGGCTCCGGGGTTGACCGGTGATCGTTTCGATGAAGCGCGTCTGATCCGTAACCTTGAGACCGCCTGTCGTTCGGGTACCGGTTCGCAGGGAATCCTTGATCAGTTGTTCGGTCGTCTTGATCGCTTTGTAGGAGCAGACAGACAGCTCGAGGATGATGCCTCGATGGTGGTTCTCAAGGTTCGGGAAGAGGTGATGTTGCCATCGGTTCCACGGTCTCCGGCCTGACAAGCTGAATGAATCTGTGTTGAGGGTCGTCCATGGCCGGTGGAGTGACGGGCGGAGGCTCCGCCACCTGGAGTGATCGGTTCGAACAGGGACTGCATCCCGCGATCGAACGGTTTAATGCCTCGATTGGTTTCGACATCCATCTCCTTCAGGAGGATCTGGATGGTTCAGTGGCCCATGCCTGCATGTTGGCCGAGTGCGGCGTGATTGAGTCGGAGGAGGCTGATCAGCTTTGCAGTGGTCTGGAACAGATCCGCGCAGAGGCGGCTGCCGGCAGCTTCAATCCCGGCCTCGACGATGAAGATGTGCACTTCGCTGTCGAGCGCCGGCTGATTGCTCTTCTGGGGCCGGTGGGAAAAAAGCTCCACACCGGCCGCAGTCGCAATGATCAGGTGGGCACGGATCTGCGTTTGTGGCTTCGTCGTCGAATCGATGAGCTCGACCCGCAGGTGCGGATGTTTCAGACGGCTCTTCTGCGTCAGGCGCTTGAGCACCGCAACACGCTGATTCCTGGTTACACCCACTTGCAGAGGGCGCAGCCCGTTTGTTTGGCGCACCATCTGCTTGCTTACGTGGAGATGCTCGAGCGGGATCGTCAACGGTTTCAGGATGTGCGCAAGCGTGTCAACTGCTCACCGCTGGGTGCCGCAGCTCTGGCTGGAACGCCGGTGCCGATTGATCGGCGCAGCACCGCCGCAGCCTTGGAATTCGAGGATATTTATGCCAACAGCCTTGATGCTGTGAGTGATCGCGATTTCGCTGTGGAGTTCTCAGCTGCTGCATCCTTGTTGATGGTGCACCTCAGCCGTTTGGCCGAGGAGGTGATCTTCTGGGCCTCAGAGGAATGCGGCTTTGTGCGCCTGAGTGATCGTTGCGCCACTGGCAGCAGCCTCATGCCGCAGAAGAAGAATCCTGATGTTCCTGAACTGGTCCGTGGCAAGTGCGGTCGGGTCTTTGGTCATCTACAGGGGCTGCTGACCATGATCAAGGGCCTGCCGCTGGCCTACAACAAGGATTTTCAGGAAGACAAGGAAGCGCTGTTTGATGTGGTGAACACCAGCGTTCAGTGCATCGAGGCGATGACGATCCTGATCGAGGAAGGGCTGAGTTTTCGTCCTGATCGGCTGGAAGCCGCCGTTGGTTCTGATTTTTCCAATGCCACTGATGTGGCTGACTATCTGGTGTCCCGACAGGTCCCGTTCCGCGAGGCCTATCAGATCGTTGGTTCGGTGGTGAAGCAGTGTCTGAGTGATGGACTGTTGCTGCGTGATCTGAGCCTTGAACGTTGGCAGCAGTTTCATCCCTCCATTGACGCCGACCTTTTTGATGCCCTGGCGCCCCGTCAGGTTGTTGCCGCTCGTCTGAGTGAAGGTGGCACTGGCTTTGAGCGGGTCGAGGAGCAGTTGGCGCTCTGGAGCGAAAGGCTCGGGTTAGCGAATCAATGATCATTTCGCGAGACCGGGTCTACGCTGAGTAAGCCAGAGGTGATTGATCCTTCTTTGGATCCTGTACCGATGGCTTGTCTGATCCGATTGGGTCCTTTTTCTTCAGGTCCAGCAGTCAAGTGAGCATTTTTGTCGGCAATCTGCCCTTCCGCGCTGAGCAGGAGGACGTAATCGAACTGTTTGCCGCTCATGGAGAGGTCACGAACTGTGCCCTTCCTCTTGAGCGTGACACCGGTCGCAAACGTGGTTTCGCCTTCGTGGAGATGGTCGATGAAGCGGCTGAAGCCGCGGCGATCGAAGCTCTCCAGGGCGCTGAGTTAATGGGTCGTCCCCTCCGCATCAACAAGGCTGAGCCCCGCGGAAGTGCACCTCGTCGTGGTGGTGGCGGCTACGGCGGCGGTGGTGGTGGTGGCGGCTACGGCGGCGGCGGTGGTGGCGGCTACGGCGGTGGCGGCGGCGATCGTCGCTCCGGTGCACGTGGTTGGGAAGATCGCAGCTATGGAGGCGGTTCGTCCGGTGGTGGAGCTGCTGGCGGTGGCGACCAGTCCGGTTCTGCTTACGGAGGTGGTGTTGAAGAGGGTCGCCGCAGTCGTCGTCGTGGTGGTGCTTCCCAGACCGATGGTGGTGGAAGCGGTTATGGCGGTGGTGGAGATGACTACGGCGGCTATGGCGGCGCCGAAGGCTGATTCACCGATTTGTTCAGTTCAGTTTTTAAAGCCCGGCATCTGTGAGTTGCCGGGCTGAACGTTCCAGCACCCTGAGGTCTGACCCTGTCCGCTGGGCTTGCTCACCGAGCTCGCGTCGCCAGTGGCGGGCACCTGGGACTCCTTCCACCAGTTGCACCAGGTGGCGGCAGAGATCCCACAGACGGCCACCCCGTTCCAGGTGGCGTTCGGCATGGGGCATCAGGCCTTTGATTACATCCGAGGCTTTCACGGCCCGTGGAGCCTCGCCATAGATCAGGGCATCCATGGTTGCCCAGCGCAGAGGATGGGCATAGGCGGCCCGGCCAACCATGGCGCCGTCGCAATGATGCAGAGCAGACAGGCACTGCTCCGGGGTGTCGAGTCCGCCGTTGAGCTCGATCATGAGCTCGGGCCTTCGTTGTTTGAGCGCGATCACCCGCTCATGCTGTAACGGAGGGATCGTGCGGTTCTGTTTGGGATCGAGGCCATCCAGCCAGGCTTTGCGAGCGTGCACGCTGAAGCGGCTGGCACCGGCCGCGGCCACCTGATCCACAAAAGCAGTGAGCAGGGTGTCGCTATCGAGATCATCGATACCCACCCGGTGTTTCACCGTCACCGGCAGGCCAGTGGCGGACACCATCGCTTCCACACAGCGCGCCACGCGTTCGGGTTCTGCCATCAGGCAAGCTCCGAAATTGCCAGCCTGAACCCGTGGACTTGGGCAGCCCACATTGAGGTTGATTTCGTCATAGCCCCAGTCCGCTGCCATGCGAGCGGCCTCTGCGAGCAGTTGTGGCTGATCACCGCCAACTTGGAGGGCGATCGGATGCTCCTCCACATCGAAGTCGAGCAGGCGTTCCCTTCTCTTGGTGTAGTGAAGCGCCTGGGCCACCACCATTTCGCTGTACAGCAGTGCATGACAGCTGATCTGGCGCATCAGCTGGCGAAAATGCCGATCTGTGCAGTCCAGCATTGGAGCGATGCTGAAGCGCCAGCAAGGTTCCCGATCGGTTCTGGTGTGGGAATCCATCCCTCCATGCTGCCTGGTTCCTGGTTCCTAGTTGTCTAGAACGGTTTCATCAATAACCCGCCATCAGTGATGCCCTCCACTATCGAAAAGTGGCTGTTGAGCAGACGCTCCATGCTGGTTGCCACGGTTTCAGGTCTGGTTGGTGTTTTCCGTGCTCCGAAGCAGGTTTCCGCAGCCTCTGATGCGTCGGATTCCCAGTGGAATCTCTCCGATCAGGAGTGGAAGAAACGTTTGTCGCCAGAGTCTTATCAGGTGCTTCGCAGGGAAGGCACCGAGCCCCCGTTCACCAGTGCGCTGAACAGCGAGAAGAGGTCGGGCATCTATCACTGTGCTGGTTGCGATCTTTCGCTGTTCTCATCGCAGGCCAAGTACGACAGTGGCACTGGCTGGCCAAGCTTCTGGCAGCCTCTGGCAGGTGCCATCGACACGAAAGTAGATTTCAAGTTGATTGTTCCGCGCACGGAATACCACTGCAGCCGCTGCGGCGGCCATCAGGGTCATGTGTTCAATGACGGTCCCAGGCCCACCGGCAAGCGCTACTGCAACAACGGCGTCGCACTGCGCTTCCAGGCCGCTTGACCTGATTGTGATCGGCGGTGGTCCGGCCGGCTACATGGCAGCGATCACCGCGGCAGAGCAGGGTCTGCGCCAGGTTGTGGTTCTGGAAGCCACGCCGGAGCCACTTCAGAAGGTTCGCATCAGTGGTGGAGGCCGCTGCAATGTGACCCATGCCTGCTGGGATCCGGCGGAACTGTCCAGCCATTACCCCCGTGGCAGTAGGCCTTTGCGTGGCCCATTCAGTCGTTTTGCCTGTGGTGATGCGATTGCCTGGTTTGATGAGCATGGCCTCACCCTTGTTGAGGAACCTGACGGACGCATGTTTCCGCAGCAGAACCGTTCGGAGGCGGTGATCCACTGCCTGCAGAACGCTGCGACTGCGGCGGGTGTGCAGCTGCGGACCAAAGTGATGGTGCAGCAGGTTGCGGCGCAGACGGATGGTGGTTTTGTGGTTGAGGGGCGTGGGCTGGAGCAGCCATTGAAGGCTCGCAAGCTGATGCTGGCCACCGGTGGTCATCCCAGTGGTCGACAGCTTGCGGAGTCCCTCGGTCATCAAGTGGTGCCGCCTGTTCCCTCTTTGTTCAGCCTGTCGCTGAGTACCAAAACACTTGCTGCCTGCAGCGGCATTGCCATTGATGACGTGAACCTTGATCTGAAGCTCGGGGATCAGCGCTTCCGGCAGACCGGTCGGGTGCTGATCACTCACCGCGGACTCAGTGGTCCTGCAACGCTGCGCCTCTCCGCTTTTGCGGCCCGGGCACTTCATCAAAGCCACTACAAGGGAGAACTGAAGGTGGACTGGAGTGGCGGCCTGGGCCGCCAGGGTGTTGAGCAGAGGCTGCGGCAGTGGCGGTTGGACAAGGCTCGACGCACCTTGATTGCGGCCAATCCGTTTGAACACTTGCCGCGTCGCTTGTGGCAAGCCTTTCTGTCTTCCGTTGCTTTGGATGTTGAGCGCCGTTGGGCGGATCTGCCCTTGAAGGCTGAGCGTCATCTGGTCGACATTCTCTGCGCTCAGCGGCTGCTGATTCAGGGCCGGGGCCCATTTGGTGAGGAGTTCGTCACTGCTGGTGGAGTGGCCCTGGGCGAAGTGAACCTGGCCACGATGGAAAGTCGTCGCTGTCCAGGGCTCTATGTCGCAGGCGAACTGCTGGATGTGGATGGTGTCACCGGTGGATTTAACTTCCAGGCCTGCTGGAGCGGCGGCTGGCTGGCGGGACAGGCCATTGCAGCTGTCGAAACCGCAGGAGCTCGCTACTGAATCTGATCAAACACACTGAACATCGGCAGATACATCGCCAGCAGGATTGAGCCAACAATGCCTCCCACCACCACGATCATTGCCGGTTCCAGCATTGATGTGAGTGCCTTAACGGATGTGGCCACCTCGTCTTCGTAGAAGTCGGCCACCTTGCTAAGCATCCGGTCCATTTCGCCGGTCTCCTCGCCGATCGAGAGCATGCTCAGGGCCATGTCCGGCAGAACCTTCTGCCGCGTCAGTGCCGCGCTCAGCAGAACGCCTTCCTGAACCATTGCTCTGGAGTCGAGGATGGCATCGGAAATAATCGAATTTCCCGCTGTTTCACTGGAGATTTCCAGTGACATCAGGATCGGAACCCCGGCTTTGGTCAGTGAGCTGAAGATCCGGCAGAACTGGGCGGTTGCGGTTTTCATGATCAGATCACCGAACAGCGGCAGTTTCAGCGTCAAGCGATCCACAACTCGTCGGCCTTTATCAGTCGCGTAGTAGCGGCTGAACAACCAGACAGCCACAAGCAGCCCACCGGCGAAGACGAGGGACGCTGAAGAACGCAGAAGCTTGCTCAGATCCACCATCAGCTGGGTGAACAGAGGCAGCTCTGCGCCCAGATCTTCAAAGATGTCTGCGAAGGTCGGGATCAGAAAAATGGTCATGCCCAGGAACACCAGGATTGCGATCACCAGCACTGCCACGGGGTAGCCCAATGCACCTTTGATCTGGTTCTGCAGACGCGCGTTGTCCTCCAGAAGTTTGGACAGCCGTTTCAGGGATTCATCGAGTACTCCGCCAGCTTCTCCGGCCTCCACCATGGCCACCGTCAGTTGATCGAACACCTTCGGCCACTGGCGCATAGCTGCTCCCATGGCTGTTCCCTGGTTGACCTCCATGCCAACAGCGGTGAGCGCTTTCTTGAACATCGGTAGCTTCTGCTGCGTGGCCATCAGATCGAGACTGCGCACGATCGGCACCCCTGCATCCACGAGCGCCGCAAGCTTGCTGGCCCAGACCGCTTTCTCCTTCACTCCAGGGGGTTTCTGGAAGGCCTCTCCCAGATCAATGGAGAGAAAGCTCCCGCCGGATGTCCCGTCGGCTTTGGCAGCAGTACCTTTTTTTCTGTTTCGTCCGGAACCGGTTTTGCTGGTACGCAACTCGGTGGCTTTGATGCCCCTTCGTCTCAACTGACGTTTCGCAGTGGTCACATCGTTGGCTTGGACCGTCATGGTCCGCTCCTGACCGGTCGCTGTGGTGTAGGTGGCAGTGAAGGTGGCCATGGCGTTGCTCTTACCTTCAGCTGCTCACAAGTCGTTCCAGCTCTGAGGGCTTGCTGGCTTTAGCCAGTGCTTCCCGCAGATTGATATCGCCATCTGTCACAAGATCTGCCAATGCTTTCTCCAGGGTCTGCATGCCCAGTTCACCGCCGGTCTGAATCTGTGAGTAGAGCTGGGCGGTCTTGCCTTCGCGAATCAGGTTGGCGATGGCCGGTGTGTTGATCATGATTTCCTGAGCCATCACCCGGCCGAACTGGCCAGGCTCGGGATTGCTGCGACGGCAGAGCGTCTGGGAGAAGACCGCCACCAGACTTCCGGACAGTTGCACGCGGATCTGGGTCTGCTGTACGGGCGGGAACACATCCACCATGCGGTCCACTGTCTGCGCTGCGGAACTGGTGTGCAGAGTTCCGAACACCAGGTGACCTGTCTCTGCTGCGCTGATCGCCAGTTGAATCGTCTCCAGGTCGCGCATCTCACCCACCAGGATCACGTCCGGGTCTTCTCGCAGTGCTGCCCTGAGCGCATTGCCAAAGCTGCGGGTGTCTTCATTGAGCTGGCGCTGGTGGACGAGACTTTGGTCGCTTTTGTAGACGAACTCGATCGGGTCCTCAATCGTGAGGATGTGCTCGGCGCGGGTGTGATTGATGTGGTCCAGAAGAGCCGCCAGGGTGGTGGTTTTGCCTGAGCCAGTGGGTCCGGTGACCAGCACCAGCCCCCGTGGTCGCTTGCTGGTTTCGACCACCACCGGTGGCAGGTTCAGCATCTCGATGCTTGGGATGGAACTGCCCAGTGCCCGCAGACAGGCCGCGTAGCTGCCTTTCTGGCGATAGACGTTCACCCTGAAGCGGGCCACTCCCTTCAGGCCGTAGGCGCAGTCGAGTTCCCATGTCTGCTCCAACGTCTTGCGCTGGCTGTTGTTGAGCATTGAGAAGATCAACCGGTTGCAGCTCTCTTCGGGCAGAGCTTCATCACGCATCGCTCGCAGTTGACCGCTGAAGCGTCCGTAGGGGGGCTGGCCGCTGGCGATGTGCAGATCACTGCCTCCGCCTTTGACCAGCTCTTCCATCAGGTCTTCAATCATCAGCTCCATCGCTCGCTCCTCAGTGACGTGGGGTCAGGCAGTACGGACATTCCAGCCAACCTTCCTGGAGTCCGCCACCACAGCTGCTGCAGGTGAGTGTGCTCAGGGCTCTGGCCCGTCGCTCCGATTCCAGGCCGGAATCGGTGAGCACCATGCGGCCCACTTCCTCCAGGGTCGTGTGTCCTTCTCTCACCAGATCGAGGCTGTAGCCCAGCAGGGTTTTCATGCCTCCCTCAAGGGCCAGCTGGCGCACCATGTCAGTGGTGGCACCTTTGGCCACGGTGGTCGCCAGCTCCTCGTTCATACGCAGCACTTCGTAGACCCCCACTCGCCCTTTGTAACCACTGCCCTGACACTGGGGGCAGGGATTGGCCTCGCCTTCATGGTGGTTGGCTCTAAAGAAACTGACGTTTGCCTCACTGCTTGCCATCAGCCCGAAGCGACCGAGCTCCTCTGGATCTGGCCGGTAGGCGATTCGGCACATGGAGCAGACCCGCCGAAGCAAACGCTGGGACACGATCCCGATCAGTGAGGCGCTGACCATGAACGGCTCCACGCCCATCTCACCAAGGCGGGCGATGGCGCTGGGAGCATCGTTGCAGTGGAGGGTGGTCAGCACCAGGTGACCGGTGAGTGCCGCTTCGATGGCTGTTTTCGCCGTTTCCAGATCGCGCGTTTCACCCACCAGCAGCACGTCCGGGTCCTGACGCATGAAGGCCCTCAGTGCCTGGCTGAAGTCAAAGCCTTTTTCCCGGTTCACCTGACACTGGGTGATCCCCGGCAGGGCGTATTCGATCGGATCCTCCACCGTGGAGATATTGATGCCCGGTTCGTTGCGTTCCGCCAGCAGGGAGTACAGCGTTGTGGATTTCCCTGATCCGGTCGGTCCTGTGACCAGGATCATTCCGAAGGGCTTGGACCCCAGGGTGCGCACCAGCGTCAGAGCTTCCGGATTGGAAATCAGCTTGTCGAGCCCCAGCTGCGTGGCGGAGCTGTCCAGAAGCCGCAGAACGATTTTCTCCCCGTAGCGGCTCGGCAGACTGTTGACCCGGAAATCCACGGTCCGGTTCTGGAAGCGGCGTCGGATGCGGCCGTCCTGGGGGAGCCTGCGTTCGGCGATGTCCAGCTCCGCCATGATCTTGAATCTGGAGGTCACGGCAGGCACCAGCCGGCTCGGAAGCGGTTCGATCTGTCTCTGCAGCACGCCGTCCTGACGAAAGCGCAGTTGGAGGCCGGCCTGCTGAGGTTCCACATGGATGTCGCTGGCACCCAGTTCAAGGGCCTGCATCAGGATGCGATCCACCAGATCGATCACCGGTGAGCGTTCTGCATCGTTGAGCCCGGATTCAAGATCGACCGGTTTCGAGGAGTCGGCATCATCCTCATTTGGATCGGCTTCCAGCACCCCGTCGACGCTGAAATCTTTGAGGTAGGAGGTGGCGGTCTCCGCCACGGTTTCGGTTTTTGAATTTTCCGGATCCGTGGGCTGGCTGTTGGTCGCCACTTCAGCGTTGGATTGCTGCGACTTTTCCGTGATTGCCGGTTCCTGGTAGGGCGCAGCAGCTTCCTCGCTGACAGTGGGTTTCCTGCTGAGCAGCTCCGTCAGGCTCTCTGCAAGCGCGGCATGACGAATGGGATCAAATCCCATGGTCTCCAGTTCTTCGAGCAGAACCGGTTCATCAGCGATGCCAAGATTGCCTGGAAGGGTCCTCTGAAGGAGCAATTCCAGTTCCAGAGGCCGGCTTTTGTCGCTCACGGATCAAATTCGCAGAAAGGTGCGGGCTTCCCCCGCTTGTGGGAGGACTGCCTCACCTATCAACATGTCTAGACGTGAATTCGCAACCGGTCAGCATGAGTGGCGATGCTTCCACCCCAGCGCAGGATCCGTCATCGGCTGGTTCCGACGGCCAGCAACCTGCAGTGAATCCAACCGAAACTTTGGACACGACACCAGCCGTGGATGAGGCATCGTCTGCTGAAGGCGCAGCCGCATCGGAGTCAGCTTCCCAGTCCGTGGACAACGAGGCCCGTCTTGAGCAGCTCGAGAAGGAACACTCCGCTCTGAGAGAGGAGCATGAGGTGTTGCGCGGTCAGTACGTTCGCATCGCTGCCGACTTCGACAACTTTCGCAAGCGTCAGAGTCGTGACCAGGACGATCTCAAGCTTCAGCTCATCTGCAGCACTCTCAGTGAAATCCTTCCCGTCGTGGATAATTTCGAGCGTGCTCGTCAGCAGCTCGATCCTCAGACGGAGGAAGCCCAGGGGCTCCACCGCAGCTACCAGGGGCTCTATAAACAGCTGGTTGAGGTGCTCAAACAGCTGGGTGTTGCTCCGATGCGAGTGGTCGGCCAGGAGTTTGATCCAACCCTGCACGAGGCCGTGCTGCGTGAGCCCAGTGAGGAGCATCCAGAAGACGTGGTGATTGAGGAGCTGCAGCGCGGCTATCACCTCGACGGCCGCGTCCTGCGTCACGCCATGGTCAAGGTGTCAATGGGGCCTGGCCCGCAACAGGCTGCCGGCAGCGAGACGTCCACCTCTGATGCCGAGGTCGCGTCTGAAGGGGAGGCTTCGGGAGATGCCAACAGTTGATCAGACATCTGCTTTTACTGTGATCTTCGGGACGTCCAGCTGATGGCCGATTATTACGAGCTGCTCGGTGTCAGCAGGGATGCCGATGCCGACACCCTCAAACGGGCCTATCGGCGATTGGCTCGCCAGTACCACCCCGACATCAACAAGGATCCGGGCGCAGAGGATCGCTTCAAGGAGATCGGTCGCGCCTACGAGGTGCTCAGCGATCCCCAGACCCGAGGCCGCTACGACCAATTCGGTGAGGCTGGGCTCGGGGGTGCTGCTGGCATGCCCGACATGGGCGACATGGGTGGTTTCGCTGATATTTTTGAAACCTTCTTCAGTGGGTTCGGTGGGGCCGCCGGTGGTGGTCGTCAGCAACGTCGCCGTGGCCCTCAGCAAGGGGATGACCTTCGTTATGACCTCACGATCGACTTCGAGCAGGGGGTGTTCGGACAGGAGCGGGAGATTCGTGTTCCTCATCTGGAGACCTGCAGCACCTGCTCCGGCAGTGGTGCCAAGAGCGGCAGTGGTCCCACCACCTGCTCCACCTGTGGTGGAGTCGGCCAGGTGCGCCGGGCAACCCGGACCCCTTTCGGCAGTTTCACCCAGGTGGCTGAATGTCCCAGCTGCAATGGCAGTGGTCAGGTGATTGCTGATCCTTGCAATGCCTGCGGCGGTCAGGGCGTGACTCAGGTGCGCAAGAAGCTGCGCATCAACATTCCAGCCGGTGTTGACACCGGTACCCGTCTGAGGGTGACCGGTGAGGGCAATGCCGGTCTTCGCGGAGGTCCCTCTGGCGACTTGTACGTGTTCCTGACTGTCAAACCACACCCCTCCTTGCAGAGGGACGGATTGACGGTCCACTCTGAGGTGAAGGTCAGCTACCTCCAGGCGATCCTTGGAGACACCATCGAGGTGGACACCGTGGATGGTCCAACCAGCCTTGAGATTCCTGCTGGGACTCAACCCAATGCTGTTCTGACTCTGGAAAACAAAGGCATTCCCAAGCTGGGTAATCCTGTGGCCCGCGGCAATCAGCGCATCACGGTCAATGTGAAGCTCCCCACCCGTCTCAATCATGAAGAAAGGGGACTGCTTGAGGAGCTTGCCGGTCATCACTCCGCCAGGGGAGAGCAGCATCACCACCACAAGAGCGGTCTGTTTGCACGTCTGTTCGGACAGCGTTGACCATGACGGAACGTCTCCCCGATCGTCAGCTCGATCTCTGTGGGACGCCATGTCCGCTCAATTTCATTCGCTGTCGGCTCACGCTTGAGAGCATGACCTCCGGTCAGTGCCTTCAGGTGGATCTTGATCCTGGTGAACCTGAAGAGATGGTGGTTCCGGGACTGCGTCGTGATGGCCATCAGGTCCATGTGGAGCGCCTCTCCGATGCTCAGGTGCGGCTGAAGGTGATCTGTGCCGGTGATTAGCCATCAACTGCATCCGGGCATGGTTGTTGCACTTCAGGCCAACTACCTCGAGGTGGAGCTTGAGGCCCCGCCTGTCGATGTTCCTCCCCGTCTTCTCTGCACACGTCGCACCCGACTCAACCATCGTGGTGCAGCGGTCCATGTGGGTGATCGTGTACGGGTGGAAGCCATTGATTGTGATCACGCCAGGGCCGTGGTTGCCGATGTGGAACCTCGGAGCAGTTTTCTGGTTCGTCCTCCCGTGGCCAACGCCTCCTGCATCCTGGTGGCGGTTGCCGTTGAGCAACCTGCTCTTGATGCCGATCAGGTCAGCAGGTTTCTGCTCACGGCTGAGAAGACCGGATTGCAGGTTCTGCTGGTGCTGACCAAGTGCGATCTGCTGGATGCCGATGCTCTGTCACAACTACGCCAACGTCTGCAGGGATGGGGCTATGAACCGATTCTTGTTTCCACGCGTTCTGGCATGGGGCTTGAGGAGCTGCGCGCGCACCTGGCGACCGTTCCGATCTCTGTGCTTTGCGGCCCCTCGGGGGTGGGAAAGAGTTCGTTGCTGAATGGTCTCCTGCCAGGACTGGCGTTACGGGTGGGTGAGGTGTCAGGTCGCCTGCAGAGGGGGCGTCACACCACGCGTCATGTGGAATTGCATGCGTTCTCCCCTGGCTCCAGGGTTGCCGACACTCCGGGGTTCAACCGCCCGGAGTTACCGGATGATGTCTCCAATCTGGAGGTGCTGTTCCCAGAGCTGCGTGTCCAGCTTGACCAACATCCCTGCCGTTTCCGTGACTGCCTGCACCGCGATGAACCGGGCTGTGGTGTGACCCGCGACTGGGAGCGTTATCCCAAGTATCGCAAAGCTGTGGAGGAGCTTCTTGAGATCAGCCGCCCATTCCGGGCAGGTTGAGGTCGAGGCCGCCGGTGAGTTCCTGCATCCGCTCCTTCATGGTGCCAGTTGAGCGTTCGTAGGCCGATTGAAGCGCTGCGAGTGTGGCGGCTTCAGCAGCTTCCTGCCCTTCACTAAGCAGACTGGGATCCAATTTCACACGCAGTGGCTGCTGGTTGCCGGAGAGCCAGATGCAGGCTCGTCCGTCTTCGCTGCTGCCTTCGATCTCCATGGCATCGAGCTCTTCCTGCAGTTTCTGAGCGTCTTGCTGGATCTGCTGTGCCTTGCGGAAGGCTTCGGTGAGCTGTCCAAAATTGGGAAGTCCGAACCCGGCCATGGCATCGCTGAAGGAACAGAAAGGTTAGGCCGCCATCTCGAATCCCAGTCGTTTCACTTCAGGCTGGAGCTGGATGCCGTGGGCATCGGCCACCTCCCGTTGCACCAAGCCGATCAGGTTACGGATATCGGCAGCTCGGGCTCCACCGGTGTTGACAATGAAATTGGCATGCACTTCAGAGACCTGCGCCCCACCGACACGTCGGCCTTTCAGGCCAAGGCCCTCGATCAAACGACCGGCCTTGGCAGGTTCTGGATTGCGAAAGACGCTGCCACAGCTCGGTTGTTTGTAGGGCTGGGTGCTGGTGCGATGGTTGAGATTTCCGCTGGTGCGTTGTTGCAGCTCGACCGGATCATGACCTGCTTCAAGCTGAAATTCAGCGGCCACGACCAGTAACGGCTGGGTTTGAAGAGCACTGTGGCGGTAAGCGAAATCGAGCGATTCCCGCTCAAGCCTCCTGATCCTGAAATCGTTGCCTTCCAGAGGAACGACATCCACGCTGATCAATCGTTCAGCTGTACAGCCACCCTGAGCACCGGCGTTCATCACAGCGGCTCCGCCCACCGTCCCAGGGATGCCCACGGCCCATTCAAGCCCCTGCAATCCTTTTCTCGCGGCACGCCTTGCCAGGGTTGGGATCGGTTCACCGGAGCTTGCCCGCACCCTGCCGCTCTGGGC
Above is a window of Synechococcus sp. BIOS-E4-1 DNA encoding:
- the argH gene encoding argininosuccinate lyase, which gives rise to MAGGVTGGGSATWSDRFEQGLHPAIERFNASIGFDIHLLQEDLDGSVAHACMLAECGVIESEEADQLCSGLEQIRAEAAAGSFNPGLDDEDVHFAVERRLIALLGPVGKKLHTGRSRNDQVGTDLRLWLRRRIDELDPQVRMFQTALLRQALEHRNTLIPGYTHLQRAQPVCLAHHLLAYVEMLERDRQRFQDVRKRVNCSPLGAAALAGTPVPIDRRSTAAALEFEDIYANSLDAVSDRDFAVEFSAAASLLMVHLSRLAEEVIFWASEECGFVRLSDRCATGSSLMPQKKNPDVPELVRGKCGRVFGHLQGLLTMIKGLPLAYNKDFQEDKEALFDVVNTSVQCIEAMTILIEEGLSFRPDRLEAAVGSDFSNATDVADYLVSRQVPFREAYQIVGSVVKQCLSDGLLLRDLSLERWQQFHPSIDADLFDALAPRQVVAARLSEGGTGFERVEEQLALWSERLGLANQ
- a CDS encoding RNA-binding protein, which encodes MSIFVGNLPFRAEQEDVIELFAAHGEVTNCALPLERDTGRKRGFAFVEMVDEAAEAAAIEALQGAELMGRPLRINKAEPRGSAPRRGGGGYGGGGGGGGYGGGGGGGYGGGGGDRRSGARGWEDRSYGGGSSGGGAAGGGDQSGSAYGGGVEEGRRSRRRGGASQTDGGGSGYGGGGDDYGGYGGAEG
- the dusA gene encoding tRNA dihydrouridine(20/20a) synthase DusA: MDSHTRTDREPCWRFSIAPMLDCTDRHFRQLMRQISCHALLYSEMVVAQALHYTKRRERLLDFDVEEHPIALQVGGDQPQLLAEAARMAADWGYDEINLNVGCPSPRVQAGNFGACLMAEPERVARCVEAMVSATGLPVTVKHRVGIDDLDSDTLLTAFVDQVAAAGASRFSVHARKAWLDGLDPKQNRTIPPLQHERVIALKQRRPELMIELNGGLDTPEQCLSALHHCDGAMVGRAAYAHPLRWATMDALIYGEAPRAVKASDVIKGLMPHAERHLERGGRLWDLCRHLVQLVEGVPGARHWRRELGEQAQRTGSDLRVLERSARQLTDAGL
- the msrB gene encoding peptide-methionine (R)-S-oxide reductase MsrB, which codes for MPSTIEKWLLSRRSMLVATVSGLVGVFRAPKQVSAASDASDSQWNLSDQEWKKRLSPESYQVLRREGTEPPFTSALNSEKRSGIYHCAGCDLSLFSSQAKYDSGTGWPSFWQPLAGAIDTKVDFKLIVPRTEYHCSRCGGHQGHVFNDGPRPTGKRYCNNGVALRFQAA
- a CDS encoding NAD(P)/FAD-dependent oxidoreductase, with the protein product MAAITAAEQGLRQVVVLEATPEPLQKVRISGGGRCNVTHACWDPAELSSHYPRGSRPLRGPFSRFACGDAIAWFDEHGLTLVEEPDGRMFPQQNRSEAVIHCLQNAATAAGVQLRTKVMVQQVAAQTDGGFVVEGRGLEQPLKARKLMLATGGHPSGRQLAESLGHQVVPPVPSLFSLSLSTKTLAACSGIAIDDVNLDLKLGDQRFRQTGRVLITHRGLSGPATLRLSAFAARALHQSHYKGELKVDWSGGLGRQGVEQRLRQWRLDKARRTLIAANPFEHLPRRLWQAFLSSVALDVERRWADLPLKAERHLVDILCAQRLLIQGRGPFGEEFVTAGGVALGEVNLATMESRRCPGLYVAGELLDVDGVTGGFNFQACWSGGWLAGQAIAAVETAGARY
- a CDS encoding type II secretion system F family protein, whose protein sequence is MATFTATYTTATGQERTMTVQANDVTTAKRQLRRRGIKATELRTSKTGSGRNRKKGTAAKADGTSGGSFLSIDLGEAFQKPPGVKEKAVWASKLAALVDAGVPIVRSLDLMATQQKLPMFKKALTAVGMEVNQGTAMGAAMRQWPKVFDQLTVAMVEAGEAGGVLDESLKRLSKLLEDNARLQNQIKGALGYPVAVLVIAILVFLGMTIFLIPTFADIFEDLGAELPLFTQLMVDLSKLLRSSASLVFAGGLLVAVWLFSRYYATDKGRRVVDRLTLKLPLFGDLIMKTATAQFCRIFSSLTKAGVPILMSLEISSETAGNSIISDAILDSRAMVQEGVLLSAALTRQKVLPDMALSMLSIGEETGEMDRMLSKVADFYEDEVATSVKALTSMLEPAMIVVVGGIVGSILLAMYLPMFSVFDQIQ